A region from the Geotrypetes seraphini chromosome 10, aGeoSer1.1, whole genome shotgun sequence genome encodes:
- the CBX8 gene encoding chromobox protein homolog 8, producing the protein MELSAVGERVFAAESLLKRRIRRGRVEYLVKWKGWSQKYSTWEPEENILDGRLVAAFEDRERERELFGPKKRGPKPKTFLLKAQAKAKARSYEFRSEAVRGLRVPYPGRSPQDPASTSRSREGLRSIVVAPQGSGGGRGERVRPEDSKQKMLKKRGPKPGRALFKEHPETLESSTRKPGGDQGNKTEYLKLGRMDASASGAGKYGMGQSVIQLAKRQEPDFMSPVSSHFGTAYLQREQELARKGLESREKHGMDTYLPRTKHRAGYLESKQQARLDPSIPKAKHSLGNPGTVTDLYRDPGDSQSKPSLIARIPVARMLGDPEEESWSPSLNNLEKVVVTDVTSNFLTVTIKESSTDQGFFKEKR; encoded by the exons ATGGAGCTGTCGGCGGTGGGCGAGCGCGTGTTCGCGGCCGAGTCGCTGCTGAAGCGGCGCATCCGCAGG GGGCGCGTGGAGTATCTGGTGAAGTGGAAGGGCTGGTCCCAGAA GTACAGCACCTGGGAACCCGAGGAGAACATCCTGGATGGCCGGCTGGTGGCAGCCTTTGAGGACAG AGAGCGCGAGAGAGAGCTGTTCGGGCCGAAAAAGCGAGGCCCCAAGCCCAAAACCTTCCTCTTAAAG GCCCAAGCCAAAGCCAAAGCCAGAAGCTATGAGTTTCGCAGTGAGGCTGTCCGAGGCCTCCGGGTGCCCTATCCTGGCAGGTCCCCTCAGGATCCGGCTTCGACCTCTAGGTCCCGGGAAGGGCTGAGGAGCATCGTGGTGGCTCCCCAGGGGAGTGGCGGCGGCAGAGGGGAGAGGGTGAGGCCAGAGGACAGCAAACAAAAGATGCTGAAGAAAAGAGGTCCTAAGCCTGGCAGGGCACTCTTTAAGGAACACCCAGAAACCCTGGAGTCATCAACCAGGAAGCCCGGAGGAGACCAAGGAAATAAGACAGAATATCTGAAATTGGGGCGAATGGATGCATCTGCTTCTGGAGCAGGGAAATATGGAATGGGACAGAGCGTCATCCAGCTAGCTAAGAGACAAGAGCCAGATTTTATGAGCCCTGTGTCCAGTCACTTTGGCACAGCTTATCTTCAGAGAGAGCAGGAGCTGGCACGAAAGGGATTGGAATCACGAGAGAAACATGGAATGGACACCTACCTTCCCAGGACTAAGCATAGAGCAGGTTATCTGGAATCCAAGCAGCAGGCTAGGCTGGATCCCAGTATTCCTAAAGCCAAGCACAGTTTGGGAAACCCAGGGACAGTCACAGATTTATACAGAGACCCTGGCGATTCCCAAAGTAAACCGTCCCTGATTGCCAGAATACCTGTCGCCAGAATGCTCGGGGACCCAGAGGAAGAATCATGGAGTCCATCTTTAAACAATTTGGAGAAAGTAGTGGTAACAGATGTGACATCAAACTTTTTGACCGTAACAATAAAAGAAAGCAGCACAGACCAAGGATTTTTCAAAGAAAAAAGATGA
- the CBX4 gene encoding E3 SUMO-protein ligase CBX4, whose product MSCAAAGVGVQSLLRCRRERSGSEGRREIQPPPPLRAIMELPAAGEHVFAVESIEKKRIRKGRVEYLVKWRGWSPKYNTWEPEENILDPRLLIAFQNRERQEQLMGYRKRGPKPKHLLVQLPSFARRSNILTGLQDSAVDNRPKIDLNSSSKSQSYQYELNSKKHHQYQPNGKDYSVKHHSNSKRKYYYQLNSKKHHHYQPDPKMYEHQYRMCKDSPSPALGNQKEKLAHTQAKTYLGPMNNFAVDVLPKGHGNEKVVVPNGMPSASKEGLSSNGIGGRMKIVKNKNKNGRIVIVMSKYMENGLQSVKIKSSEDDPEKPSQGPQSNSSESKAGEKPPGFWQKPAEEKIKRDGPKHRTIRSDQGVKSSFHLAGLRRTYSANEQPLPLTSKPDLIPCQDPKPNDIGLNLSNTRKRFLSETCTEMESCKKLLTSRSISLPGSLPIAPTEKPVSLASPTQQPDVILLDSDLDEPIDLRCVKSRVENDRDLNSSDVQIIEEHKPPRQMQTKAEEPLTEFKPFFGNIIITDVTTNCLTVTFKEYITV is encoded by the exons ATGAGTTGCGCTGCTGCCGGGGTCGGAGTCCAGAGTCTCCTGCGCTGCCGCCGAGAGAGAAGCGGATCGGAGGGACGGAGGGAGATtcagccgccgccgccgctccGGGCGATCATGGAGCTGCCGGCCGCCGGAGAGCACGTCTTCGCGGTGGAAAGCATCGAGAAGAAGCGGATCCGTAAG GGCAGAGTGGAGTACCTGGTGAAGTGGAGGGGATGGTCTCCCAA GTATAACACGTGGGAACCGGAGGAAAACATCCTGGATCCTCGGCTGCTCATCGCCTTTCAGAACAG GGAACGGCAAGAACAGTTAATGGGATACCGCAAACGAGGACCTAAACCTAAACACCTACTTGTTCAG CTTCCATCATTCGCCCGTCGCTCTAACATCCTGACTGGTCTTCAAGATTCTGCCGTGGATAACAGACCAAAGATTGACCTCAATTCTTCCAGCAAAAGCCAATCTTATCAGTACGAACTCAACAGTAAGAAACATCACCAATACCAGCCCAACGGCAAAGACTATTCCGTGAAGCATCATTCcaatagcaaaaggaaatactaTTACCAACTGAATAGCAAAAAACATCATCATTATCAACCCGATCCCAAAATGTATGAGCATCAGTATCGAATGTGCAAAGACTCCCCAAGCCCAGCCTTGGGGAACCAGAAGGAGAAACTTGCTCATACCCAAGCCAAAACCTACCTTGGGCCAATGAATAATTTTGCTGTAGATGTCCTTCCAAAGGGCCATGGGAATGAAAAGGTGGTGGTTCCTAATGGGATGCCCAGTGCTTCAAAAGAAGGGCTTTCCAGCAACGGCATTGGTGGTAGGATGaaaattgtaaaaaataaaaacaaaaatggacGCATAGTTATAGTGATGAGCAAGTACATGGAGAATGGCCTGCAATCGGTTAAGATTAAGTCTTCAGAGGATGACCCTGAGAAACCAAGTCAGGGACCTCAAAGCAACTCATCAGAAAGCAAAGCTGGAGAAAAGCCACCTGGGTTCTGGCAGAAACCGGCTGAGGAGAAAATAAAGAGAGATGGCCCAAAACACAGGACAATAAGAAGCGACCAGGGAGTCAAAAGTTCTTTCCATCTAGCAGGTCTTAGGAGGACTTATTCGGCCAATGAACAACCCTTGCCACTGACCAGCAAACCAGATTTAATACCATGTCAGGACCCTAAGCCCAACGATATAGGGTTGAACTTGTCTAATACTAGAAAACGCTTTCTGTCGGAGACCTGTACTGAAATGGAGTCCTGCAAGAAACTACTGACCTCGAGGAGTATCAGTTTGCCCGGTAGTCTACCAATCGCCCCCACAGAAAAACCTGTAAGCCTTGCATCGCCTACTCAACAGCCAGATGTGATCTTGCTCGATTCAGACCTCGATGAACCCATTGATTTGCGGTGTGTGAAATCGAGGGTGGAGAATGACCGAGACCTGAACAGCTCTGACGTTCAGATCATAGAGGAACACAAGCCGCCTAGGCAAATGCAAACCAAGGCAGAGGAACCTTTGACTGAGTTCAAGCCATTCTTTGGGAATATAATTATTACTGATGTAACAACCAACTGCCTCACTGTCACTTTCAAAGAGTATATAACTGTGTAA